Proteins from one Candidatus Zixiibacteriota bacterium genomic window:
- a CDS encoding sulfatase-like hydrolase/transferase — translation VPVEVPNDPNYNFMTDMTNKAIEWVNFQQALTPSKPFFMYFAPGATHAPHHVPKEWIAKYKGKFDQGWDKLREETLARQIKLGVVPSGTKLAPKPAGVKDWDTLSADEKRLSARQMETFAAFSEYADTEIGRLIDSLREIGQLDNTLIFYIAGDNGTSAEGGPDGTFNEYSSLNGVPESVQDMLKRYDEWGGPTTYPHMAIGWAIAGDTPFTWAKQVASDFGGTRNGMVVHWPKRFKGKGEVRSQFSHVIDVVPTILEATGLPQPKFVNGVAQVPIQGTSLIYTFGNSKARDRHTTQYFEMAGNRALYKDGWFARVIHKTPWGREPIVTLQNDVWQLYDTSKDFSLVNDLSKTNPGKLREMQREFMKVASENHVLPIDDRSFERLNPAIAGRPDLMAGRTSLTLRSGMRDLGENAFINVKNKSKVIAADVNVPAGGNGVILAQGGRFGGWSLYLKDGKPTYTYNYLGLQHMTIAGAEALRAGKANIRFEFAYDGGGMGKGGTGTLSVDGRQVATGRIERTQAFLFSLDETADVGLDGATPVVEDYGSLHGQFNGTIDRVTIDVK, via the coding sequence GGTGCCGGTCGAGGTGCCGAACGATCCGAACTACAACTTCATGACCGACATGACCAACAAGGCCATCGAGTGGGTCAATTTTCAACAGGCGCTCACGCCGAGCAAGCCGTTCTTCATGTATTTCGCGCCGGGTGCCACACACGCGCCGCATCATGTCCCGAAAGAGTGGATCGCCAAATACAAGGGCAAGTTCGATCAGGGCTGGGACAAACTGCGCGAGGAGACGCTTGCGCGCCAGATCAAGCTCGGCGTAGTTCCCTCGGGCACCAAGCTGGCGCCCAAGCCAGCCGGTGTCAAAGACTGGGATACGCTGTCGGCCGACGAAAAGCGGCTCTCTGCCCGGCAGATGGAAACCTTTGCAGCATTTTCTGAATATGCCGACACCGAAATTGGCCGCTTGATCGATTCACTGCGTGAAATTGGCCAGCTCGACAATACGCTGATCTTTTATATCGCGGGTGATAACGGTACCAGTGCTGAAGGTGGTCCGGATGGGACGTTTAACGAATACAGCTCTCTCAATGGCGTGCCTGAATCGGTTCAGGACATGCTGAAGCGCTACGATGAATGGGGCGGACCGACGACCTACCCCCACATGGCTATTGGCTGGGCCATCGCAGGCGACACGCCGTTTACCTGGGCCAAGCAGGTGGCGTCCGATTTCGGCGGCACCCGCAATGGCATGGTTGTGCACTGGCCCAAGCGCTTCAAGGGCAAGGGTGAAGTCCGCAGCCAGTTTTCGCATGTCATCGACGTCGTACCGACCATCCTGGAGGCGACCGGTCTGCCGCAGCCGAAGTTCGTCAATGGGGTCGCACAAGTGCCTATCCAAGGCACAAGCCTCATCTACACTTTTGGCAATTCCAAGGCGCGCGACCGGCATACGACGCAATACTTCGAGATGGCCGGCAACCGCGCCTTGTACAAGGACGGTTGGTTCGCTCGAGTAATTCACAAAACGCCGTGGGGCCGCGAACCGATCGTGACGCTGCAGAATGATGTCTGGCAGCTCTATGATACCAGCAAGGATTTCAGTTTGGTCAACGATCTGTCCAAAACGAACCCGGGCAAGCTGAGGGAAATGCAAAGAGAATTCATGAAAGTTGCTTCCGAGAATCATGTTCTACCTATCGACGATCGCAGCTTCGAACGTCTCAATCCGGCGATTGCCGGCCGGCCCGACCTGATGGCTGGACGCACATCGCTGACGCTTCGCAGCGGCATGCGGGATCTCGGCGAGAATGCGTTCATCAACGTCAAGAACAAGTCGAAGGTCATTGCCGCGGACGTCAATGTACCCGCGGGCGGTAATGGAGTGATCCTGGCGCAGGGTGGGCGGTTTGGTGGCTGGAGCCTGTATCTGAAGGACGGTAAGCCGACATACACCTACAACTATCTTGGTCTTCAACACATGACCATCGCCGGGGCTGAGGCACTTCGAGCCGGAAAGGCCAATATTCGGTTCGAATTTGCCTATGACGGCGGCGGCATGGGCAAGGGTGGGACTGGCACACTTTCAGTCGATGGCCGCCAAGTCGCGACCGGGCGGATTGAGCGCACCCAAGCTTTCCTTTTCTCTCTCGACGAGACCGCTGATGTCGGCCTGGATGGCGCCACGCCCGTCGTGGAAGACTATGGCTCGCTTCATGGCCAGTTCAATGGAACGATTGACAGGGTGACGATTGACGTCAAGTAG